ACCTGGGGGTTTACAACGGCTACGGCATTGACAACAGCACTTTCCCCTGGAATGACCCCACCAAGCCCAAGGATTTCATCGCCCGGGCCAAGGCCGACCTGGGGGTGGTGGCCCTGACAGCCTCCTATTATGACGGCAATGAAAAAACCTCGGCCACCTCAGGCAACTATTACAAAGGCCGGCTGGGCGGTTCGCTGGAAGCCTATTATCAGTTCCTGCCCATCGGCGGAACGGCTTTGCTGGCCGAGGGCGTCCAGGGCATTCAGACCGGCAAAAAGGTGCTGGGCGGATATGTGATGCTGGTCCAGAACATCGGGAAAAAGTTCGGTCTGGCTTTCCGGGCCGACACCTACGATCCCAACACCTCTTCCGACACCACGTTATACGGCGGGACCGCCAACGACCTGAAGTACGACCAGACCTCGAATCTCTCGGCAGCCTTAAATTACTGGTGGGATGACGCGGTGCGCTTTACCCTGTCGGCCGACCGCACCCTGTACAACACCGACATGATGATCATGGACCAGCACCCCAAGTACAAGACCTACCAGACCGACCGGCTGATCGCCCAGATGCAGATCAAGTTCTAAGAATAAATAAATAAGGAGAATTGAAAATGACCAAAAAAATCATCATATTTGCGGCGGTGGCTCTGGTCGCTGTCATGGCCGGGATGTCCCTGGCCGGCAAGGCCATAACCCTGAAAGGATCAGACACCATGCTGATGCTGGGCCAGCGCTGGGCTGAAATTTACATGCAGAAAAATCCCGGAACGGTGATCCAGGTCACCGGCGGCGGGTCGGGGGTGGGCATCGCCGCCCTGATCAACGGCGCCACCAACATTTGCCAGGCCTCCCGCAGCATGAAGGATTCGGAAAAACAGAAACTGCGGGACCGCTATTTCAGCCTGGGATATGAGGTGCCGGTGGCCAAGGACGGTGTGACCCTGTATCTTAACGAAAAGAACCAGATCAGCGAGCTGACCCTGGACCAGATCAAGGATATCTACACCGGATACACCACCAACTGGTCCCAGCTGGGCGGGCCGGACGCCAAGATCATTGTCTACGGCCGCGAGAACAGCTCGGGCACCTACGTATTCTTCCGGGAAGTGGCCCTGAAGAATGCCGATTACACCTCCAGCATGCAGTCCCTGCCCGGCACCGCGGCGGTGGTCAATGCCGTGGCCAAGGATGTCTACGGGATCGGATACGGCGGAGCCGCCTATGCCAAGGGCGTCAAGGAAGTGGCCATCAAGACCGCCAAGGGCAGCTTTAAGCCCACCACCGAAACCGTCAAGAGCGGGCAGTATCCACTGGCCCGGAACCTTTACTGGTACCTGCAGGGCAAGCCTTCCGGTGAGATGAAAAAATTGGTGGACTGGGTCCTTTCTCCCGAAGGACAGGAGATAGTGAAAAAAGTCGGTTATTTTACCATAAAATAGGCCGGTCAAAACCATGAATGCCTGATCCAGGGGACTTTTACCGGCCCAAGGTCCTCTGGATTTAGGCGTTGTTAT
This genomic stretch from bacterium harbors:
- a CDS encoding phosphate ABC transporter substrate-binding protein, with the translated sequence MTKKIIIFAAVALVAVMAGMSLAGKAITLKGSDTMLMLGQRWAEIYMQKNPGTVIQVTGGGSGVGIAALINGATNICQASRSMKDSEKQKLRDRYFSLGYEVPVAKDGVTLYLNEKNQISELTLDQIKDIYTGYTTNWSQLGGPDAKIIVYGRENSSGTYVFFREVALKNADYTSSMQSLPGTAAVVNAVAKDVYGIGYGGAAYAKGVKEVAIKTAKGSFKPTTETVKSGQYPLARNLYWYLQGKPSGEMKKLVDWVLSPEGQEIVKKVGYFTIK